From the Danio aesculapii chromosome 9, fDanAes4.1, whole genome shotgun sequence genome, one window contains:
- the nyx gene encoding nyctalopin, whose amino-acid sequence MCFIINIAVYFLLLPPHALSLWACTRSCPPTCTCTQEKSCSVLCDHVNMMDLPKEFPCEASSINLDKNSLKFLSERAFGTLPSLKTLSLNHNNISFITPGAFKGLPNLVELKMAHNEYIRYLHTRTFTALKRLVRLDLSDCNLFNMPDRIFLEQITLKELLCFQNNFRRVPGAIRGMENLTHVYLERNKIEAVAYNSLLGLTSLKYLNLQENRINVIHDEAFKDLIRLENFYLNDNLLVDLPQQAFKGLSNLKMLNLGGNLLTNVSKTWFSDLVELEVLYLDRNRLSYIEDGSFENLTSLITLHLNSNNLTSLPFSVFQPIYFIGRLYLFRNPWECTCDLEWLREWMESYKLVRDIPCASPSSVAGLDLSEVVFAHLNSTCLDPPELNLTTSLPDYPTVENKFNSLISKLLQQELREEMVNITDNLRNGTQQDPAESQVSSAHGLFGASQTVFLLVVLFQAQFDCINAS is encoded by the exons ATGTGTTTCATCATCAATATTGCCG TGTATTTCCTCCTCCTCCCTCCTCATGCCCTGTCCCTGTGGGCCTGCACACGCTCCTGCCCTCCCACTTGCACATGCACTCAGGAGAAGAGTTGCAGTGTCCTGTGTGATCATGTCAACATGATGGACCTGCCCAAAGAGTTCCCCTGTGAGGCATCCTCCATCAACCTGGACAAGAACAGCCTCAAGTTTCTGTCTGAACGAGCATTTGGCACACTGCCCTCACTCAAGACACTCTCACTTAATCACAACAACATCTCCTTCATCACACCTGGAGCATTTAAAGGGCTCCCCAACCTGGTTGAGCTCAAGATGGCCCACAATGAGTACATCCGTTACTTGCACACTCGTACCTTCACAGCACTCAAACGTTTGGTGCGGCTGGATCTTTCAGATTGTAACCTGTTTAACATGCCAGACCGCATCTTCCTGGAGCAAATCACCCTCAAGGAGCTCCTGTGTTTCCAAAACAACTTTCGTCGCGTTCCTGGTGCCATACGGGGAATGGAAAACCTCACGCATGTTTACTTGGAGCGTAACAAGATCGAAGCAGTGGCTTACAACTCATTGTTGGGCCTAACCAGCCTCAAGTACCTCAACTTGCAAGAGAATCGCATAAATGTAATACATGATGAGGCCTTCAAAGATCTAATCCGTCTGGAGAACTTCTACCTAAATGATAATCTCTTGGTTGACTTGCCTCAGCAGGCTTTTAAGGGTCTAAGCAATTTGAAAATGTTGAATCTTGGTGGCAATCTTTTGACCAATGTCTCCAAAACATGGTTCAGTGACCTGGTGGAGCTGGAGGTGCTGTACCTGGATCGAAACCGCCTATCCTATATCGAGGATGGTTCCTTTGAGAACTTGACAAGCCTCATCACGCTGCACCTCAACAGCAACAATCTGACATCTCTGCCCTTCTCCGTCTTCCAGCCCATCTACTTCATCGGCCGTCTATATCTTTTTCGAAACCCCTGGGAGTGTACCTGCGACTTGGAGTGGTTGAGGGAGTGGATGGAGAGCTACAAGTTGGTGAGGGACATCCCTTGCGCGTCCCCATCCTCAGTAGCTGGCTTGGACCTGAGCGAAGTTGTTTTTGCTCACTTGAACAGCACCTGTCTGGATCCCCCAGAGCTCAACCTGACCACATCTCTTCCTGACTACCCCACCGTGGAGAACAAGTTCAACAGTCTCATCTCCAAACTGCTACAGCAAGAACTGAGGGAGGAGATGGTCAACATCACTGACAATCTGAGGAATGGCACACAGCAGGACCCTGCTGAGAGTCAGGTTTCTTCTGCACATGGACTGTTCGGTGCTTCTCAGACTGTGTTTCTGCTTGTGGTTCTTTTCCAAGCCCAGTTTGACTGCATTAATGCCTCTTGA